One Chlamydiota bacterium genomic region harbors:
- a CDS encoding transporter substrate-binding domain-containing protein — translation MRGAEAVRHRGGPIPRLAAALSRGSPAPRAPHGIPFRFAPALFLLSASLLLAPRSAGALTLRVGVYQNSPKVFIDADGAAQGFFVDIVDEVARRERWEIDYVPGTWVENLRRLQRGEIDALVDVAYSEERAEQFLFGGVFVLESWLDVYSRRGMRVESLGDLAGKRIAVLEGSVQETFLREELRPNLGIDFTMRAYPDYPRCVRSVKSGETDLMIATRFFSFSPERDEELVPSNVIFRPDNLYLAFRKGIGPELISTIDRQIASMKNDPRSAYYRALHRWLALHPEPVIPFYVKAALAAAACLLALIGLFSVVLRREVARRTRALKRSYEKLKETHAALRDSENKYRILFEGSADGIFLMTDRFTDCNEQACRLWKCRREDIVGHSPAEFSPPLQPDGRPSLSAAKERIDRALAGEPQFFEWQHQARDGTLMDTEVSLKALTVSRQTFLLATVRDVSARKRAEQELERYRPAWRRWWRSGPPSSPSRTNVSKW, via the coding sequence GTGCGCGGAGCAGAAGCCGTTCGTCATCGCGGGGGCCCGATCCCCCGCCTCGCCGCGGCGCTCTCCCGCGGATCCCCGGCGCCGCGCGCCCCGCACGGAATCCCGTTTCGTTTCGCCCCCGCCCTGTTTCTCCTCTCCGCGTCGCTCCTCCTGGCGCCGCGTTCGGCGGGGGCGCTGACGCTCCGGGTCGGGGTGTACCAGAACAGCCCCAAGGTGTTCATCGACGCCGACGGCGCGGCGCAAGGCTTCTTCGTCGACATCGTCGACGAGGTGGCGCGTCGGGAACGATGGGAGATCGACTACGTCCCGGGGACCTGGGTGGAGAATCTCCGGCGGCTGCAGCGGGGCGAGATCGACGCGCTCGTCGACGTGGCGTACTCGGAGGAGCGGGCCGAGCAGTTCCTCTTCGGCGGGGTCTTCGTGCTGGAGTCGTGGCTCGACGTCTACTCCCGGAGGGGGATGCGCGTCGAGTCGCTGGGAGACCTCGCCGGAAAGCGGATCGCGGTGCTCGAGGGGTCGGTCCAGGAAACGTTCCTGCGCGAGGAGCTGCGGCCGAACCTCGGGATCGACTTCACCATGCGCGCCTATCCCGACTATCCGCGCTGCGTCCGATCGGTGAAGTCCGGCGAGACCGACCTGATGATCGCGACCCGGTTCTTCTCGTTCTCCCCCGAGCGCGACGAGGAGCTGGTCCCCTCGAACGTGATCTTCCGCCCGGACAACCTGTACCTCGCCTTCCGGAAAGGGATCGGCCCCGAGCTGATCTCGACCATCGACCGCCAGATCGCCTCGATGAAGAACGATCCGCGCTCGGCCTACTACCGGGCGCTGCACCGCTGGCTGGCCCTGCATCCGGAGCCGGTGATCCCGTTCTACGTCAAGGCGGCCCTCGCGGCCGCCGCGTGCCTGCTGGCGCTGATCGGGCTCTTCAGCGTCGTCCTCCGGCGGGAGGTCGCGCGGAGGACCCGGGCGCTCAAGCGGAGCTACGAAAAGCTGAAGGAGACGCACGCGGCGCTGCGCGACAGCGAGAACAAGTACCGCATCCTCTTCGAGGGGTCGGCCGACGGCATCTTCCTGATGACGGACCGGTTCACGGACTGCAACGAGCAGGCGTGCCGGCTCTGGAAATGCCGGCGCGAGGATATCGTCGGCCACAGCCCGGCGGAGTTCTCCCCGCCCCTCCAGCCGGACGGGCGCCCCTCCCTCTCCGCCGCCAAGGAGAGGATCGACCGCGCGCTCGCGGGCGAACCGCAGTTCTTCGAGTGGCAGCACCAGGCCCGGGACGGGACCCTGATGGACACCGAGGTCTCCTTGAAGGCCCTGACGGTCTCCAGGCAGACGTTCCTCCTGGCCACCGTGCGCGACGTCTCGGCGCGCAAGCGGGCTGAGCAGGAACTCGAGCGGTACCGACCCGCCTGGAGGAGATGGTGGAGGAGCGGACCGCCCAGCTCGCCGAGTCGAACCAACGTCTCGAAATGGTGA
- a CDS encoding GHKL domain-containing protein, protein MEERTAQLAESNQRLEMVNRELEAFSYSASHDLRAPLRSMEGFAQALLEDYGDRMEEKARDYLGRIINASRTMAELIDDLLSLSRVTRSEMRIEKTDLSAIAETILATHARTEPARAVEYVVEPGAVARCDPRLLRIALENLLDNAWKFTGKTPNARIEFRVVRENGVTMFCVQDNGAGFEMEYAGKLFAPFQRLHAAGDFPGTGIGLAIVQRIVHRHGGTVRAEGKPGGGATICFTL, encoded by the coding sequence GTGGAGGAGCGGACCGCCCAGCTCGCCGAGTCGAACCAACGTCTCGAAATGGTGAACCGGGAGCTCGAGGCGTTCAGCTACTCCGCCTCGCACGACCTGCGCGCCCCGCTGCGGAGCATGGAGGGGTTCGCCCAGGCGCTGCTGGAGGACTACGGCGACCGGATGGAGGAGAAGGCGCGGGACTACCTCGGCCGCATCATCAACGCGAGCCGGACGATGGCCGAGCTGATCGACGACCTCCTCAGTCTCTCCCGCGTGACGAGATCGGAGATGCGCATCGAGAAGACGGATCTGAGCGCGATCGCGGAGACGATCCTGGCGACGCACGCGCGCACCGAACCCGCGCGCGCCGTGGAATACGTCGTCGAGCCCGGCGCCGTCGCCCGCTGCGACCCGCGCCTGCTCCGCATCGCGCTGGAGAACCTCCTGGACAACGCCTGGAAGTTCACCGGGAAGACGCCGAACGCCCGTATCGAGTTCCGGGTGGTCCGTGAGAACGGGGTGACGATGTTCTGCGTTCAGGACAACGGCGCGGGGTTCGAGATGGAGTACGCGGGCAAGCTCTTCGCCCCGTTCCAGCGGCTCCACGCCGCCGGCGACTTCCCGGGGACGGGCATCGGCCTCGCGATCGTGCAGAGGATCGTCCACCGCCACGGCGGGACCGTGCGGGCGGAGGGAAAACCGGGCGGCGGCGCGACGATATGCTTCACCCTGTGA
- a CDS encoding response regulator, whose amino-acid sequence MENRIILLIEDNPDDAELILRAFKKHTIMNPVVLARDGGEALEYLIGPDAYDPSRIGFVLLDLKLPKVDGLEVLRRIRENEKTKFLPVVILTSSKEDRDLIEGYRLGTNSYVQKPIDFNQFSEAVRQVGLYWLIVNVPPPS is encoded by the coding sequence ATGGAAAACCGGATCATCTTGCTGATCGAAGACAATCCCGACGACGCGGAGCTGATCCTCAGGGCGTTCAAGAAGCACACGATCATGAACCCGGTAGTCCTGGCGCGCGACGGCGGGGAGGCGCTCGAGTACCTCATCGGCCCGGATGCGTACGATCCGTCCCGGATCGGCTTCGTGCTGCTCGACCTCAAGCTCCCCAAGGTGGACGGCCTCGAGGTGCTGCGCCGCATCAGGGAGAACGAGAAGACGAAGTTCCTCCCCGTCGTCATCCTCACCTCCTCGAAGGAGGACCGGGACCTGATCGAGGGATACCGGCTCGGGACGAACAGCTACGTGCAGAAACCGATAGACTTCAACCAGTTCTCGGAGGCGGTGCGGCAGGTCGGGCTCTACTGGCTCATCGTCAACGTGCCGCCGCCCTCGTGA